One stretch of Kiritimatiellaceae bacterium DNA includes these proteins:
- a CDS encoding radical SAM protein translates to MKPVGGIVFDIQRGGIHDGPGIRTVVFLKGCPLRCMWCHNPESISPDIEPDLKTPGKMFGYRMTVDEVMAVVEKDRAYYEPDGGITLSGGEPMFQFEFTKALLMSAKARGIRTCLDTSGFAAAGQFLEVLPLTDVFHYDYKATDPQDHLLWTGVPPEPILSNLRTLYGRGAKIILRCPLVPGVNDDDIHLRGIAALAAEMPKLEINILPYHSMARDKWARCGLDNPLPGVTDPSAEIKNGWREKLIALGVSPGRFSIS, encoded by the coding sequence ATGAAACCGGTCGGCGGCATCGTATTTGATATTCAGCGCGGCGGCATCCATGACGGGCCCGGCATACGAACCGTTGTGTTCCTGAAAGGCTGTCCGCTCCGTTGTATGTGGTGCCACAATCCGGAATCCATTTCGCCGGACATCGAGCCGGATTTGAAAACGCCGGGAAAAATGTTCGGATACAGGATGACGGTCGATGAAGTGATGGCGGTTGTTGAAAAGGATCGCGCCTATTACGAGCCGGACGGCGGAATAACTTTATCCGGCGGCGAGCCGATGTTTCAGTTTGAGTTTACCAAAGCACTGCTGATGTCAGCCAAGGCTCGCGGAATCCGAACCTGTCTGGATACATCGGGCTTCGCCGCTGCCGGACAGTTCCTTGAAGTTCTGCCGCTCACCGATGTTTTCCATTATGATTACAAGGCAACCGATCCGCAGGATCATTTGCTGTGGACCGGTGTTCCGCCGGAGCCGATTCTTTCCAACCTTCGGACGCTCTATGGGCGCGGCGCGAAGATTATTTTGCGCTGCCCGCTCGTTCCCGGTGTCAACGACGACGATATCCATCTGCGCGGAATCGCCGCGCTGGCCGCCGAAATGCCGAAGCTTGAAATAAACATTCTGCCGTATCACAGCATGGCGCGGGACAAATGGGCCCGTTGCGGGCTCGATAATCCGCTGCCGGGTGTGACAGATCCGTCTGCTGAAATAAAAAACGGCTGGAGAGAAAAACTGATCGCTCTTGGTGTTTCTCCCGGCCGTTTTTCTATTTCATAA
- a CDS encoding AraC family transcriptional regulator, whose amino-acid sequence MEKEKYLRSANEVRSGGLRPVFQDFHLLRMSGNHDYPPHQHANYEVILVDRGPYTCTLNGAEISIGRHEVLVIKPGDRHSDHLHDGQRHYVLHFLLADEPSHPVSTVRLFNEWVLPQDQVCTAPMPNENAIFHALEEEAKQSDYYSAAIQDAMLEAFFWRMVRLLPAESLSPQFRRRSAEQDFAGRLFRLFEQHVKENLTVDELAGWMQISKRSLSIKCRALLGDSPAQLFTRFKVRKAAQLLAHTAQPVKEISYELGFENPYHFSRVFKRIYGVAPAAFRAGEERL is encoded by the coding sequence GTGGAAAAGGAAAAATATCTGCGGTCAGCGAATGAGGTTCGCAGCGGCGGGCTGCGCCCTGTATTTCAGGATTTTCATCTTCTGCGAATGAGCGGAAACCACGACTATCCGCCGCATCAGCACGCCAACTACGAAGTAATCCTCGTGGATCGCGGCCCTTACACCTGCACTCTCAACGGCGCGGAAATTTCAATCGGGCGGCACGAGGTGCTGGTGATTAAGCCGGGCGACCGGCACAGCGACCACCTTCACGACGGACAGCGGCACTATGTGCTGCACTTTTTGCTGGCCGACGAACCGTCTCATCCGGTTTCAACCGTCCGCCTTTTCAATGAATGGGTTCTGCCGCAGGATCAGGTCTGTACCGCGCCGATGCCGAACGAGAACGCGATCTTCCATGCCTTGGAAGAAGAAGCGAAGCAGTCCGACTATTATTCGGCGGCGATTCAGGACGCGATGCTGGAAGCATTTTTCTGGCGCATGGTGCGCCTTCTGCCCGCCGAATCGCTTTCGCCGCAGTTCCGCCGCCGCTCCGCCGAGCAGGATTTTGCCGGACGGCTGTTCCGGCTTTTCGAGCAGCATGTGAAAGAAAATCTAACCGTTGATGAACTGGCCGGGTGGATGCAGATCAGCAAGCGGTCGCTTTCCATTAAATGCCGCGCACTGCTGGGCGATTCTCCGGCGCAACTGTTCACCCGGTTCAAAGTTCGAAAAGCCGCGCAGTTACTGGCGCACACCGCCCAGCCCGTGAAAGAAATCAGCTACGAACTGGGTTTCGAAAATCCCTACCACTTTTCGCGCGTCTTTAAACGCATCTACGGCGTTGCGCCCGCAGCGTTCCGCGCCGGTGAAGAGAGGCTATGA
- a CDS encoding N,N'-diacetylchitobiose phosphorylase, translating into MRYGIFDDANREYVIQRPDTPTPWSNYIGSASFGGLVTNNAAGYTFYRSAAQGRLTRFRFNESPSGLPGRFIYLLDRKSGDFWTNSWMPVAKPLDQFSVECRHGSGYTAIKSVYSGIESEAVYFVPKDALHEVWKITITNRGRTTRSIRAIPFIEPQCNWNAIDDSTNLQYTQYIACTEYKDGIIDLGSNINMPVDPDNFQNKDQKRHTFFALTGASPSGFDSDLKKFLGTYGRYDAPQALLNGGCSDSTATGDMPCAALQTDLELAPGQSCTFAVVFGVGRTAEAQTAIQSFDNAAKLDAALAAVKAHWHSRLNRLHTETPDGHFNSMVNMWAPFNNLMTFYWARTASMVYAGERDGLGYRDAVQDIVGASSIVLEEAGERLKLLITGQYANGGAMPVVKPFAHNPGHEELPSHYRSDDCMWLFNAIPAYVKESGDFGFYRQALPFADQGEATVFGHLRRAIEFNIERSGAHGLPCGLAADWNDCLRLGEKGETVFVAFQLRYALREYIDIANRLGESSEAAWAQAQLKTLDAALEKYTWDGEWYLRAYRFDGMKFGSKENDEGSIFMNPQVWAVLSGHATGKKAMQAMDSMHSRLSTDHGIMLCTPPYVHTDPKVCLARLMNPGMKENGGIFNHTQGWAVLAAAELGLGDRAWEYMRNVMPASFNERAEVREVEPYVVCQSTHSRFSPRFGAGRVSWLSGSAVWNYVAMTTAILGIQPDYEGLRINPCVPKDWKKFSATRQFRDAEYRITVENPNGVCKGVKNMTVDGKAVEGNLVPLAKAGSTVTVHVTLG; encoded by the coding sequence ATGCGCTACGGAATTTTTGATGATGCCAACCGGGAATATGTAATTCAGCGTCCGGACACGCCGACCCCGTGGAGCAATTATATCGGCAGTGCGAGCTTCGGCGGACTGGTCACCAACAACGCGGCGGGCTACACGTTTTACCGTTCCGCCGCACAGGGCCGCCTGACGCGCTTCCGTTTTAACGAATCCCCGTCCGGCCTTCCGGGCCGTTTCATTTATCTGCTGGATCGCAAGAGCGGGGATTTCTGGACGAACTCGTGGATGCCGGTCGCCAAGCCGCTTGATCAGTTCAGCGTCGAGTGCCGCCACGGCTCCGGCTATACCGCCATTAAATCGGTTTACAGCGGCATCGAAAGCGAAGCTGTATATTTTGTTCCGAAAGACGCCCTGCACGAAGTCTGGAAAATAACTATAACCAATCGCGGCCGCACGACGCGCTCCATCCGGGCGATTCCGTTCATTGAGCCGCAGTGCAACTGGAACGCGATTGATGACAGCACGAACCTGCAGTACACGCAGTATATCGCATGCACCGAATATAAAGACGGCATCATCGATCTCGGCTCAAATATCAACATGCCGGTTGATCCGGATAACTTCCAAAACAAAGACCAGAAGCGGCATACATTTTTTGCGCTGACCGGAGCTTCCCCGTCCGGCTTCGACAGCGACTTGAAGAAGTTTCTCGGCACCTACGGACGCTATGACGCCCCGCAGGCGTTGTTAAATGGAGGTTGCTCAGACTCCACCGCAACGGGCGATATGCCCTGCGCCGCGCTGCAAACCGACCTTGAACTGGCGCCGGGCCAAAGCTGCACCTTCGCCGTCGTTTTCGGAGTCGGCAGAACAGCCGAAGCGCAAACGGCTATCCAATCCTTCGACAACGCAGCCAAACTGGATGCCGCGCTGGCCGCAGTGAAAGCTCACTGGCATTCGCGCCTGAACCGCCTGCATACAGAAACGCCGGACGGGCATTTTAATTCCATGGTGAACATGTGGGCGCCCTTCAACAACCTGATGACTTTCTACTGGGCGCGCACGGCAAGTATGGTTTATGCCGGCGAGCGCGACGGTCTCGGCTACCGCGACGCCGTGCAGGATATTGTCGGCGCCTCGTCGATCGTACTCGAAGAAGCGGGCGAGCGCCTGAAACTGCTTATAACCGGACAGTATGCCAACGGCGGCGCCATGCCGGTGGTCAAACCGTTTGCACACAACCCGGGACATGAAGAGCTGCCGTCACACTACCGGTCCGACGACTGCATGTGGCTCTTCAACGCGATTCCGGCCTACGTCAAAGAATCCGGCGACTTTGGTTTTTACCGGCAGGCGCTGCCCTTTGCCGATCAAGGTGAAGCCACCGTATTCGGCCACCTGCGCCGCGCCATTGAATTTAATATCGAACGTTCTGGCGCGCACGGACTGCCCTGCGGTCTGGCCGCCGACTGGAACGACTGTCTGCGCCTCGGCGAAAAAGGCGAAACGGTTTTCGTCGCCTTCCAGCTACGCTATGCATTGCGCGAGTACATTGACATTGCCAACCGCCTCGGCGAATCGTCCGAAGCGGCGTGGGCACAGGCGCAGCTGAAAACTCTGGATGCCGCTCTCGAGAAATATACCTGGGACGGCGAATGGTATCTGCGCGCTTACCGTTTCGACGGGATGAAGTTCGGCTCAAAGGAAAATGATGAGGGTTCCATTTTTATGAACCCGCAGGTCTGGGCCGTACTCAGCGGCCACGCCACCGGCAAAAAAGCGATGCAGGCCATGGACTCCATGCACAGTCGCCTGTCCACTGACCACGGCATTATGCTCTGCACGCCTCCGTATGTTCATACGGATCCGAAAGTCTGTCTGGCCCGCCTGATGAATCCGGGCATGAAAGAAAACGGCGGCATCTTCAACCACACGCAAGGCTGGGCTGTTCTCGCTGCCGCCGAGCTGGGGCTCGGCGACCGCGCCTGGGAATATATGCGTAACGTGATGCCGGCTTCGTTCAATGAGCGCGCGGAAGTCCGCGAAGTAGAACCGTATGTCGTCTGCCAAAGCACGCACAGCCGCTTCAGCCCGCGTTTCGGCGCGGGCCGTGTTTCGTGGCTTTCCGGCTCCGCCGTCTGGAACTATGTCGCGATGACAACCGCCATTCTCGGCATTCAGCCGGACTACGAAGGGCTTCGGATCAATCCGTGCGTTCCAAAGGATTGGAAAAAATTCAGCGCGACCCGCCAGTTCCGCGACGCGGAATACCGCATCACCGTCGAAAATCCGAACGGCGTCTGCAAAGGCGTTAAGAACATGACGGTGGACGGCAAAGCGGTTGAGGGAAATCTGGTTCCTCTCGCCAAGGCCGGATCAACCGTTACCGTACACGTTACGCTCGGATAG
- a CDS encoding sulfatase-like hydrolase/transferase, with translation MKKKPNILLITTDQQRWDAIGFNNPQVKTPNLDALAKKGIVFEKSYTCSPVCTPARVSILTGHYPSRHGSYTIGVEFPDNYPTIPKKLGENGYFTSLIGKAHFHPCCLEGSFEYMPNIGNRAFFKNWTGPYHGFDYVKLVIGHTTEDRVPQMHYGLWLEENGVNPADYFGNNHYTDIGTWNIPEKLHPSTWTANETIEAIDRGVDSDKPFFLWSSFQDPHNPLFVPEPWASMYDPADMPLYEYKEGEHDNRPAFYNDTLNHKLGENPMEHGHGASLPFKKNWITAARLPFMEPEDKTRKALALYYGMVSFMDDQVGRIIRHLEEKDLMDNTIIVFTTDHGDYMGEHGYWWKGLPAFDAAQKVPFMVYDPACKTPGARSEAIQSLVDFGASFLSIAGIERPAGIQGFDQSDTWKDAAVKARDGAIIELRPTEDSFMQKTFVEAKYKLVLYTKTEWGELYDMESDPCQYKNLWDHPDYQSVKCNLMQRLIADEMLEDKPKERLMWA, from the coding sequence ATGAAAAAGAAACCCAATATTCTTCTGATCACCACAGACCAGCAACGCTGGGATGCCATCGGCTTTAATAATCCGCAGGTTAAAACACCGAATCTTGATGCGCTGGCAAAAAAAGGCATTGTCTTTGAAAAATCCTACACTTGCAGCCCGGTCTGTACGCCGGCACGCGTATCCATCCTCACGGGGCACTACCCATCACGGCACGGCTCCTACACGATCGGCGTTGAATTTCCCGATAACTATCCAACCATCCCGAAGAAACTTGGCGAAAACGGCTATTTCACCAGCCTGATCGGTAAAGCGCACTTTCACCCCTGCTGCCTTGAGGGAAGTTTTGAGTACATGCCCAACATTGGAAACCGGGCCTTTTTCAAAAACTGGACTGGGCCTTACCACGGCTTCGACTACGTCAAGCTTGTCATCGGTCACACCACCGAGGACCGCGTACCGCAAATGCATTACGGCCTCTGGCTCGAGGAAAACGGCGTCAATCCGGCCGACTATTTCGGAAACAACCACTACACAGACATTGGAACATGGAATATTCCGGAAAAGCTCCACCCTTCCACCTGGACGGCGAACGAAACGATTGAAGCCATCGACCGCGGCGTCGACAGCGATAAGCCGTTCTTCCTCTGGTCCAGTTTTCAGGATCCGCATAATCCGCTTTTCGTTCCCGAACCGTGGGCCAGCATGTACGATCCCGCCGATATGCCGCTCTACGAATACAAAGAAGGCGAGCACGACAACCGCCCGGCGTTTTACAACGACACCCTGAATCACAAGCTCGGCGAAAATCCAATGGAGCACGGCCACGGAGCCAGCCTGCCGTTTAAGAAGAACTGGATTACCGCCGCACGTCTTCCTTTCATGGAACCCGAAGACAAAACGCGCAAGGCGCTCGCACTTTACTACGGCATGGTCAGCTTCATGGATGATCAGGTCGGTCGCATCATCCGGCATCTTGAAGAAAAAGATCTGATGGATAACACGATCATCGTCTTTACCACCGACCACGGCGACTACATGGGCGAACACGGCTACTGGTGGAAAGGCCTCCCCGCCTTTGACGCCGCGCAAAAAGTACCGTTCATGGTGTACGACCCCGCCTGCAAAACGCCAGGAGCGCGCTCGGAGGCGATCCAAAGTCTGGTCGATTTCGGCGCGAGCTTCCTTTCCATTGCAGGGATTGAAAGACCCGCCGGCATCCAAGGGTTCGACCAAAGTGATACATGGAAAGATGCGGCGGTTAAAGCCCGCGACGGCGCCATTATTGAGCTTCGCCCGACTGAAGACTCCTTCATGCAAAAAACGTTTGTTGAAGCAAAGTACAAACTCGTCCTCTACACCAAGACTGAGTGGGGCGAGCTTTACGACATGGAAAGCGATCCTTGCCAGTATAAGAACCTGTGGGATCATCCGGACTATCAGTCCGTTAAATGCAATCTCATGCAACGTTTGATTGCCGACGAAATGCTCGAAGATAAACCCAAAGAACGTCTGATGTGGGCCTAA
- a CDS encoding sulfatase-like hydrolase/transferase, with protein sequence MKHKPNILLLFTDQQRFDTIRALGNTVIKTPNLDRLVREGTAFTSAYTPSPVCVSARCSMHFGQYPHHTGCYENNFKMPHDGRPTFMQLLTESGYRTHGVGKCHFYPDEDSLYGFQTRATQEEFSSDWRKDDYMRTLRQDEGLDHIIDPHGMRGEMYYMPQLAQMPARLHPTQWIGDQSVSFLNEQKESDQPWMLFSSFIHPHPPFVPPAPWHKLYRAPQMPLPFVPPEWESLLMHVNHHQNRYKYRDRGIDQNLERCMKAFYYACISFVDFQVGRIFQTLEETGQLDNTLVVMTSDHGELLGDYNSFGKRSMHDAAMRIPLLARWPGAFKAGAQCNHVASLVDLFPTFTAAAGIDTGGLQLDGENLLDVANGKSDRSMVISQMNCAENGVYAGITEQYKLAFSAPDQREWFFDRTADPQESRNHINDKAQRNALAETRRQLMDILRSGEEAATLDGDSWKTYPVKTVPADPDANLITQDQAWSNAHIDGYS encoded by the coding sequence ATGAAACATAAACCCAATATTCTACTGCTCTTCACCGACCAGCAACGGTTCGATACCATCCGGGCGCTGGGCAACACGGTAATCAAAACGCCGAATCTGGATCGGCTGGTGCGCGAAGGCACCGCGTTCACCAGCGCCTATACGCCGAGTCCGGTCTGTGTGTCGGCGCGCTGTTCGATGCACTTCGGACAATATCCGCACCACACCGGTTGCTACGAAAATAATTTCAAGATGCCGCACGACGGACGCCCGACGTTCATGCAGCTGCTGACGGAATCGGGATACCGCACGCACGGCGTCGGCAAATGCCATTTTTATCCCGACGAGGACAGTCTGTACGGATTTCAGACGCGGGCGACTCAGGAGGAATTTTCCAGCGACTGGCGCAAGGACGACTACATGCGCACCCTGCGACAGGATGAGGGGCTCGATCACATCATCGACCCGCACGGCATGCGCGGCGAAATGTATTACATGCCGCAACTGGCACAGATGCCAGCCCGGCTGCATCCGACGCAGTGGATCGGCGATCAGTCGGTCTCGTTCCTGAACGAACAGAAAGAAAGCGACCAGCCATGGATGCTGTTCAGCAGTTTCATTCATCCGCATCCGCCGTTCGTGCCGCCCGCGCCGTGGCATAAACTTTACCGCGCGCCGCAAATGCCGCTGCCGTTCGTGCCGCCGGAATGGGAATCGCTGCTGATGCATGTGAACCATCACCAGAACCGCTACAAATACCGCGACCGCGGAATCGACCAGAATCTGGAACGCTGCATGAAGGCGTTCTATTACGCCTGCATTTCGTTCGTTGATTTTCAGGTCGGCCGGATTTTCCAGACGCTGGAAGAAACCGGACAACTGGACAACACGCTGGTCGTCATGACATCGGATCACGGCGAACTGCTCGGCGATTACAACAGTTTCGGCAAACGCAGCATGCACGACGCCGCAATGCGGATTCCCCTGCTCGCCCGCTGGCCCGGAGCCTTCAAGGCCGGAGCGCAATGCAACCATGTCGCCAGTCTGGTGGATCTATTCCCTACGTTCACCGCCGCCGCTGGAATCGATACCGGCGGACTGCAACTCGACGGCGAAAATCTACTGGATGTCGCCAACGGAAAGAGCGACCGGAGTATGGTGATTTCGCAAATGAACTGCGCGGAGAACGGCGTGTATGCGGGCATCACGGAACAGTACAAACTGGCGTTCAGCGCGCCGGATCAACGCGAATGGTTTTTTGATCGCACGGCGGATCCGCAGGAAAGCCGCAATCACATCAACGACAAGGCGCAACGAAATGCGCTGGCCGAAACGCGCCGTCAGTTAATGGATATTCTGCGTTCCGGCGAAGAAGCCGCCACATTGGACGGCGACTCGTGGAAAACCTATCCGGTGAAAACCGTTCCCGCCGACCCCGACGCAAATCTGATTACTCAGGATCAGGCGTGGAGCAACGCGCACATCGACGGCTACTCATAG
- a CDS encoding MGMT family protein → MKPVKIQTAWGIITLSLDDGGKVVAVNLPHLDEQPCAEFSPANFFPQLVKKFEPVKIPEGTEFQQAVWREMKKIPRGQTRTYGEIAAAVGRPKAVRAVGTACGANPLPVFIPCHRVVAKNGLGGFGSGLPWKVLLLRMEGAL, encoded by the coding sequence ATGAAGCCCGTCAAAATTCAAACCGCGTGGGGCATCATCACTCTATCACTGGACGACGGCGGAAAAGTCGTTGCGGTAAATCTGCCGCACCTCGATGAGCAACCGTGCGCGGAATTCTCCCCTGCAAACTTTTTTCCGCAATTAGTGAAAAAATTCGAGCCGGTAAAGATTCCCGAAGGCACCGAATTCCAACAAGCCGTGTGGCGCGAGATGAAAAAAATTCCACGCGGACAAACTCGTACTTATGGCGAAATCGCGGCGGCCGTCGGACGACCCAAAGCCGTGCGCGCGGTCGGCACAGCCTGCGGCGCGAATCCGCTGCCGGTTTTTATTCCGTGTCACCGTGTCGTCGCCAAAAACGGACTCGGCGGTTTCGGCAGCGGTCTGCCGTGGAAAGTTCTGCTTTTACGAATGGAAGGTGCGCTATGA
- a CDS encoding AraC family transcriptional regulator: protein MMKMLKWRDFAESGEAFHVARIELKKASRVVAHGHADYMELLLVESGSLLQTINGRQTVLEKGALLLIRPQDTHGLRPVGKGAVFVNIAIPIGLVDDLQQRYFPPASAPWNLQSENPPLFTLDQAVQIRLTGRIDLLARAPRTRFEIDCFLMNLLRELRVPSIENKSGEMPNWLASACREIQNADLCREGLPAFVKLAGRSPEHVSRVLKKCTGKTPTQLINEARLTESARRLCMTSDGILEIAAVCGFDNPAYFYRLFKQKYGQPPRRYRVTNRAAAGAA from the coding sequence ATGATGAAAATGCTGAAGTGGCGCGATTTCGCTGAATCTGGAGAGGCTTTTCACGTTGCGCGGATTGAACTTAAAAAGGCCTCCCGCGTAGTGGCACACGGTCATGCGGACTATATGGAATTACTGCTCGTGGAATCCGGGAGTCTTCTCCAAACCATTAATGGCAGACAAACCGTACTTGAAAAAGGCGCGTTACTTTTGATCCGCCCTCAGGACACCCACGGACTGCGGCCTGTCGGAAAAGGCGCTGTCTTTGTAAACATCGCCATCCCGATCGGCCTCGTGGACGACCTGCAACAGCGTTATTTTCCGCCCGCATCCGCCCCGTGGAATCTACAGTCAGAAAACCCGCCTCTATTCACACTTGATCAGGCTGTGCAAATCCGGCTGACCGGAAGAATTGACCTGCTGGCCCGCGCACCGCGCACCCGTTTTGAGATCGACTGCTTCCTGATGAACCTGCTCCGCGAATTACGGGTTCCTTCGATTGAAAACAAATCCGGTGAAATGCCGAACTGGCTGGCAAGTGCCTGCCGGGAAATCCAAAACGCCGACCTTTGCAGAGAGGGACTTCCGGCGTTTGTTAAACTGGCCGGCCGGTCGCCGGAACACGTTTCGCGCGTCCTGAAAAAATGCACTGGAAAAACACCGACACAATTGATCAATGAAGCGCGCCTCACAGAGTCGGCGCGGCGTCTTTGTATGACCTCAGATGGAATACTCGAAATTGCAGCGGTCTGCGGATTCGACAACCCCGCCTACTTTTACCGGTTGTTCAAACAGAAGTACGGCCAGCCTCCGAGACGCTATCGGGTAACAAACCGCGCCGCCGCAGGCGCGGCATAA
- the deoC gene encoding deoxyribose-phosphate aldolase, producing MAEKLTSHDIAKMIDHSLLHPTLTDAQLIAGCEVAKKYDVASCCVKPYHTKLAADCLKGSTVLVCTVVNFPHGNNPTALKVIETEAVIKEGATEIDLVANIGKICQGDWAYVENDLGEVSKVCKKHGAKLKVIFGVDFLNDEQIAKVTQICNKVKADWVKTSTGYNYIQDKNGAPVYYGATDRVLKIMADNVAPGVQVKAAGKCRTLERVIEIREKFGVTRVGAGNTAEIMEAAREKLDGAGPAKKVDASISTY from the coding sequence ATGGCTGAAAAACTGACCTCTCATGATATCGCAAAAATGATCGATCATTCCCTGCTGCACCCGACACTGACCGACGCCCAATTGATCGCCGGTTGTGAAGTGGCGAAAAAATATGACGTGGCTTCCTGCTGCGTGAAGCCCTACCACACCAAGCTGGCCGCGGACTGCCTGAAAGGCTCCACCGTTCTGGTCTGCACCGTCGTTAACTTCCCGCACGGCAACAACCCAACCGCGCTGAAAGTGATTGAAACCGAAGCGGTCATCAAAGAAGGCGCGACGGAAATCGACCTCGTCGCCAACATCGGCAAAATCTGTCAGGGCGACTGGGCGTATGTGGAAAACGACCTCGGCGAAGTTTCCAAAGTCTGCAAAAAGCACGGCGCAAAACTGAAGGTGATCTTCGGCGTGGACTTTCTGAACGACGAGCAGATCGCCAAGGTCACGCAGATCTGCAACAAAGTGAAGGCTGACTGGGTGAAAACCTCGACCGGCTACAACTACATTCAGGACAAGAACGGCGCACCCGTCTATTACGGTGCCACCGACCGCGTCCTGAAAATCATGGCCGATAACGTCGCTCCCGGCGTACAGGTCAAAGCCGCCGGCAAATGCCGGACACTGGAACGGGTCATTGAAATCCGCGAAAAATTCGGCGTGACCCGCGTCGGCGCAGGCAACACCGCTGAAATCATGGAAGCGGCCCGCGAAAAGCTGGACGGCGCAGGCCCAGCCAAAAAAGTGGATGCCAGCATCAGCACCTACTAA
- a CDS encoding (2Fe-2S) ferredoxin domain-containing protein has protein sequence MNKQPTPYLCHIFVCSNVRENNPANPGCGARGGAELKSKLKAAVNARGWKGRVRVSSAGCLGLCAQGPNVLLHPQGIHFSSVTENDLDTILTEVEKTL, from the coding sequence ATGAACAAACAACCGACACCCTATCTCTGCCATATTTTTGTCTGCTCGAATGTGCGTGAAAACAATCCGGCCAATCCGGGGTGCGGCGCAAGAGGCGGCGCGGAGCTGAAAAGCAAACTGAAAGCGGCGGTGAATGCGCGCGGCTGGAAAGGCAGAGTCCGCGTTTCTTCCGCTGGCTGCCTCGGCCTCTGCGCACAAGGGCCGAATGTTCTGCTCCATCCGCAAGGCATCCATTTTTCGAGCGTCACCGAAAATGATCTGGACACCATCCTCACGGAAGTGGAAAAAACCTTATGA
- a CDS encoding PTS transporter subunit EIIA, giving the protein MVRKETHTIKHLIQLQDLIVARAQQQASMPSARLQQLDKNVATLAGELPVDLKTHFNRLLQKNIEAIVPITGENCSGCGYALTKTMVNSIHSGNELNRCPNCTRILYAPDVPLTRNSPRRRWGDPVKRGIERFSSPELMIPSLKGTTKEEILLEMCSNLREQGYVESCDDLHDAALRREAIVSTAVEHGIAFPHVRGVEGGGLTLTLGISKKGVKFGAAGDKLSKIFFYMVIPTAASAFYLKLLSGLTQSFSTKEARDTLLTAKTQEELWKVLVKATKKTIQ; this is encoded by the coding sequence ATGGTTCGCAAAGAAACTCACACAATCAAACACTTGATCCAGTTACAGGATCTCATCGTCGCCCGCGCCCAGCAGCAGGCGTCCATGCCGTCAGCCCGTCTTCAACAGCTCGACAAGAACGTGGCCACACTGGCCGGTGAACTGCCGGTTGATCTCAAGACGCACTTCAACCGCCTGTTGCAGAAGAACATTGAGGCAATCGTTCCGATCACCGGAGAAAACTGTTCCGGCTGCGGTTATGCCCTGACTAAAACGATGGTTAACAGTATTCACAGCGGCAACGAGCTCAACCGTTGCCCCAACTGCACCCGCATTCTTTATGCGCCCGATGTGCCGCTGACCCGCAACTCTCCGCGCCGCCGCTGGGGCGATCCCGTCAAGCGCGGCATTGAGCGCTTTTCTTCGCCTGAGCTGATGATTCCGTCGCTCAAGGGAACAACCAAAGAAGAAATTCTCCTCGAGATGTGTTCCAATTTGCGCGAGCAGGGCTATGTCGAAAGCTGCGACGATCTGCATGATGCGGCGCTCCGCCGCGAAGCCATCGTCTCGACGGCGGTCGAACATGGCATTGCCTTTCCGCACGTTCGCGGAGTCGAGGGCGGCGGACTGACATTGACGCTCGGCATCAGTAAAAAGGGCGTCAAATTCGGCGCGGCGGGTGACAAACTTTCCAAAATTTTCTTCTACATGGTCATTCCGACTGCCGCCAGCGCGTTCTATCTGAAGCTGCTTTCCGGCCTGACGCAGAGCTTTTCAACCAAAGAAGCGCGCGACACTCTGCTGACAGCCAAAACACAGGAAGAACTCTGGAAGGTGCTGGTTAAGGCCACCAAGAAAACCATTCAGTAG